Genomic segment of Dactylococcopsis salina PCC 8305:
TCACCTTAAAACTGGAAAAGTGCTTAAATCTCCTGTCTCCCCCATCGTTTCCGCCAACAAAGCCAGCTACAATCCTCACCTTACCTCAAAGTGGGTAGAAGTTTTGGTAGATTGTCCTGATATTGAAGGACTCTTAACCTATCGTCTCCCTTCTGATGTTTCTGTGCAACCTGGAGATGTTCTCAATGTTCCCCTCAGAAACCAAATCGTTGGCGGTATTGCCATTCGTCTGCGATCGTCTCTTCCCCCTGATCTCTCAGAAGACAAAATTAAAGAAGTGGAGACAGTAGTTAGCGAAAGTTTATTTCCCTCCCATTACTGGGAATTGTTGGAACAGATCGCCCAATATTACTGTACGCCCCTATTATCTGTAATCCGTACCGCTTTACCCCCTGGCTTGTTGGGAAAATCACAACTGCGGATTCGTCTAAAACCTGAAGCCATCCCAACTGGCGCAGAAACCTTTTGTTCTCCTGTGGCGGCGAGTGTTCTCAGGCGTTTACAGTCCCAAAAAATTGGGGAATACAGTGCGATTTATCTGCGAAATAAAATTAAAGGGGCGCAACGAGGAATTAATGAATTGATGCGACGGGGTTGGGTAGAAAGTTATTTACAACAGCCACAACCTTCTCGCCCAAAACAACAAAAAGCAGTGCTGTTGGTGGGAGATTCCCCAGACTTGACTTCCCGTCAACGAGAAGTTTTAGAGATGTTGCGTCGTCGTGGCGGTGAGTTATGGTTAACGGAACTACTACAGGCTTGTTCGACTACTTCTAGCACCGTTTCTGCTTTAGAAAAAAAAGGCTGTGTGGTGATTCAAGCCCAAGAAAGATTACGGTTTGCAGAAACTCCCACCCAAGAGGTCGATCGCGCGAAAGTTTTAAATAACGCTCAACAAAACGCATTAGACACCATTCTAGGCATAACGGGTTACAGCGAAGTCTTGTTACATGGTGTAACCGGATCAGGGAAAACAGAAGTTTATTTACAAGCGATCGCGCCCCGTTTAAACTCAGGAGAATCAGTATTGTTGCTTGTTCCTGAAATTGGACTCACTCCTCAACTGTGCGATCGCGCCCGCGCCCGTTTTGGGACACAAGTTTGTATCTATCACAGTGGACTCTCCACAGGGGAACGTTACGACACTTGGCGACAAATGCTCACAGGTGAACCGCAAGTCGTGATTGGCACTCGATCGGCAATTTTTGCCCCTCTTCCCCAACTGGGAATGATCATCTTAGATGAAGAACACGACAGCAGTTTTAAGCAAAATCAGCGTCTTCCCACCTATCACGCTCGTACTGTCGCCAAATGGCGATCGAAGCTGGAAAACTGTCCCTTAATTCTCGGATCAGCCACTCCCTCCCTAGAAAGCTGGGAAACCCAAACTCGTCCATCTCCCCAGAAAATTTATCTTTCCCTACCAGAGCGAGTTTATTCTCGTCCACTTCCTCCCGTTTCCATTGTTGACATGAGGAAAGAATTACAACAGGGAAACCGATCGATTTTCAGTCAACCCCTACAAACCGCGCTCCAACAGTTAAAAGCCACTAGGAAACAAGGAATACTGTTCATCCCTCGTCGTGGACATAGTACCTTTGTTTCTTGTCGCAGTTGTGGCTATGTCATCGAATGTCCTCATTGCGATGTGTCCTTGTCTTATCACTATACCCATGAAGGCGCAACTCAAACCCTGCGCTGTCATTACTGTAATCATACTCAAATGCAACCGCCACAATGTCCAGCTTGTGGTTCGCCCTATCTCAAGCATTTTGGCACAGGAACGCAACGAGTGAAACAAGCATTGGATCAAGAATTTCCCGAATTACGAGCATTACGGTTTGATAGTGATACCACTCGCACTAAAGGAGCGCATCGATCGCTTTTAAATCAATTTACCAATTACGAAGCAGACTTGTTAGTGGGAACACAAATGCTAACCAAAGGCTTAGATATTGCCGAAGTGACCCTAGTCGCAGTGGTTTCCGCCGATGGAGTGTTGCATCGATCGGATTATATGGCAGCAGAGCGAGCTTATTCCACCCTCGCACAAGTCGCAGGAAGAGCAGGAAGAGGAGATGATCCAGGGGTGGTCATCATCCAAACCTATTCCCCCGAACATCCCGTCATTGAAGCCCTACGAACCCATGACTATCAGCGTTTTGCTCAAGCCGAATTAGAGAATAGACAAGCCTATCATTATCCTCCTTACGGGAAACTCATCTTATTAAATTTAAGCGGTTTAGACGCTCTAGAAGTGCAACAAACAGCGACAATGTTAGCCGATGTTTGTCGAGAAATGACAGGAGAAAATCAAGCTGAAATTTTAGGCCCCGCTCCTGCAAGTATAATGCGAATTGCTCGTCGTTATCGCTGGCAAATTCTGTTAAAGTATCCACCGAGCGTGGGAGAAAATATATTAACTGAATTGATGGAATTATATGCTTTATGTCCGAAAGGAGTCAGTTTAAAAATTGACGTTGATCCCTTAGATATGGGGTAATCAGACGCTGATTATTTCGCCCCCTGACCCCCAAATTTGGGGGGATTAATTCGTAGGTTCGGTGACAACCCAACATCAATCAAGTATTTGTAGGTTGGGTGACAACCCAACATCAATCATTTTTCTGAAATCCCCCCTAGCCTCAGTAAGGGGAGAATCAGTGACAACCCAACATCAATCAATCATCAAATATAACCACAAATAAGGAACGAAAATGAATCCAATAGAAACCGCAACCAAAGAATCAATTTTAAGCGCATTAAATGATTTAATTGATGTCGTGGCGAGGCTTCGATCGCCCGACGGGGGATGTCCTTGGGACTTAGCACAAACCCAACAAACCCTAATCCCTTACATCATAGAAGAAGCCTATGAAGTTGCAGCTGCGATCCGTCGTGACAATCAAGAAGAAATTGTCGAAGAATTAGGAGACTATTTACTACAAGTGGTTTTACAATCCCAAATTGCTGCTGAATCTGGAGATTTTACCTTAGAAGAAGTAGCGCAAGGAATCACTGATAAATTAATTCGTCGTCATCCTCATGTTTTTGGAGATGTAGAAGTTAAAGACGCTTCCGAAGTGCGGAAAAATTGGGAAGAAATCAAAGCCAAAGAAAAGGGATATGATCCCAAACAAGTCGAGAAATTAAGTCAAAATTTAAAAAAATATACAGAAACTTTGCCTCCGCTTTATGCCAGTCTAAAAATTTCGCAAAAGGTGGCAAAACTGGGCTTTGAATGGAAAGATGAGCAAGGCGTTTGGGATAAATTTGAGGAAGAATTATCAGAGTTTAAAGCGTCTTTAAGCACTAATGATGTCGCCCATCAACAATCAGAATTAGGAGATATTTTATTTACGCTGGTGAATATTGCGCGTTGGTATGGTTTCGATCCTTCGGAAGCATTACAAGGAACAAATGAACGTTTTGTCCAACGTTTAAGTGTCATGGAAGATTTAGCAGAAAATTCTCTGAGTGAGTACTCTTTAGAGGAATTAGAGATGCTTTGGCAAACGGCAAAACAACGCCTGAAAGGATGATATTTTCTTGATTTACCAATCTGATCACTCACTAAAAATCACTAAAGATCATCAAAAATCACTAAAAATCACTAATTAATAAATCAGGGAAAATGAAAGATTAGGGATAAGAAATTATTATCCTTTTTTTATGTCATTTGTTATAAACTCTGTGCTAAACTACACGAGAAATTACCTTATACCATTTTTGAAAAGTCAACCCCCTATAATCCCCCCTAACCCCCCTTTGAAAGGGGGGAATAATGAGTTGGTATCTAGCGCCCGATGATTGGGGGGAATAATGAGTTGGTATGTAGCGCCCGATGAAAGGGGGGAATAATGAGTTGGTATCTAGCGCCCGATGAAAGGGGGGAATAATGAGTTGGTATCTAGCGCCCGATGAAAGGGGGGAATAATGAGTTGGTATCTAGCGCCAATTATTCACGCATGGTATTAGAAAACATAATTAAATTCATGGATGATATAGATGCAATTTCTTGGTCGTTAATTGTTCGAGAACTGCGACAGCGACTTAACCTTTCTCAAGAAAGATTAGCGCAACAACTGGGAGTTTCCTTTCAAACTGTTAATCGTTGGGAAACTGGAAAAGTAAATCCTTCTCCTATGGCAACTCAATTAATTAAGAAAACACTGATTGATTTAGGAAAAGATGGTCAAGACTTATTAGATCAATACTTGATTTTAATGGAAATGGGTGATAGTTATGCAGGTGGAACTAGAAGAAGTTTTGTTAAATAAGGGAGAGTTAAAACGTTGGGTAGAATTAGACTCTTTTCGTTATAATGCTCTCGTTTATTATGTGATTATTTTAAGTTTAATTGAAACGCCAGAAACAGAAAGAAAGGGAGAACTTAATGCGTCGATTCAAGCGTTTGGCGATCGCGATCTTAGTCCTTTTCTAGAAATTCTATTTAAGCTATTACTGTTTTTAGTAGAGTTATTAAAATTACAAGAGTTTCTAAAAAAAGAGGGAAAAACATCACGCTTGTTAACTTATTCACTGATGTAAAAAATCATAACCAAGTCATTTATCAGATTCAGGTTTTAGATGAACTCAGTTCAGTAGGAAATCAAGTGAGTTTAAACGATCGCGCCACCGTTTTAGAAGCACTCAAAATCACGAAACAAAACTTAATTCAGGCTTTGAAAACCGATCGCTTTGCCGTAGATTTAGCCTCAATGAGAAGTTTACACATTCAAGAACAGTCTAGCGAATATGGAAAATTATTAAATGAGGCTCTACAAATTGGAGTGAGTTTACAAGACGAACTAGAAGGAAAAATGTTTAAGGCTTCTTCTGAAAAAGATGTAAATTTAGATAACCTAGAGGATGAAAAAAGTGAGTAATGGGAATTATTTATATCGGCGATCGAGAGACTGGAAAAACAAACTTAGCAATGGAACTCGCCAACCCAGATCATCAATATGTCCAAGTTAATTCTCCCGACTATGAAGA
This window contains:
- the mazG gene encoding nucleoside triphosphate pyrophosphohydrolase gives rise to the protein MNPIETATKESILSALNDLIDVVARLRSPDGGCPWDLAQTQQTLIPYIIEEAYEVAAAIRRDNQEEIVEELGDYLLQVVLQSQIAAESGDFTLEEVAQGITDKLIRRHPHVFGDVEVKDASEVRKNWEEIKAKEKGYDPKQVEKLSQNLKKYTETLPPLYASLKISQKVAKLGFEWKDEQGVWDKFEEELSEFKASLSTNDVAHQQSELGDILFTLVNIARWYGFDPSEALQGTNERFVQRLSVMEDLAENSLSEYSLEELEMLWQTAKQRLKG
- a CDS encoding helix-turn-helix domain-containing protein; the protein is MDDIDAISWSLIVRELRQRLNLSQERLAQQLGVSFQTVNRWETGKVNPSPMATQLIKKTLIDLGKDGQDLLDQYLILMEMGDSYAGGTRRSFVK
- the priA gene encoding primosomal protein N' gives rise to the protein MLKSPVSPIVSANKASYNPHLTSKWVEVLVDCPDIEGLLTYRLPSDVSVQPGDVLNVPLRNQIVGGIAIRLRSSLPPDLSEDKIKEVETVVSESLFPSHYWELLEQIAQYYCTPLLSVIRTALPPGLLGKSQLRIRLKPEAIPTGAETFCSPVAASVLRRLQSQKIGEYSAIYLRNKIKGAQRGINELMRRGWVESYLQQPQPSRPKQQKAVLLVGDSPDLTSRQREVLEMLRRRGGELWLTELLQACSTTSSTVSALEKKGCVVIQAQERLRFAETPTQEVDRAKVLNNAQQNALDTILGITGYSEVLLHGVTGSGKTEVYLQAIAPRLNSGESVLLLVPEIGLTPQLCDRARARFGTQVCIYHSGLSTGERYDTWRQMLTGEPQVVIGTRSAIFAPLPQLGMIILDEEHDSSFKQNQRLPTYHARTVAKWRSKLENCPLILGSATPSLESWETQTRPSPQKIYLSLPERVYSRPLPPVSIVDMRKELQQGNRSIFSQPLQTALQQLKATRKQGILFIPRRGHSTFVSCRSCGYVIECPHCDVSLSYHYTHEGATQTLRCHYCNHTQMQPPQCPACGSPYLKHFGTGTQRVKQALDQEFPELRALRFDSDTTRTKGAHRSLLNQFTNYEADLLVGTQMLTKGLDIAEVTLVAVVSADGVLHRSDYMAAERAYSTLAQVAGRAGRGDDPGVVIIQTYSPEHPVIEALRTHDYQRFAQAELENRQAYHYPPYGKLILLNLSGLDALEVQQTATMLADVCREMTGENQAEILGPAPASIMRIARRYRWQILLKYPPSVGENILTELMELYALCPKGVSLKIDVDPLDMG